One genomic window of Micropterus dolomieu isolate WLL.071019.BEF.003 ecotype Adirondacks linkage group LG06, ASM2129224v1, whole genome shotgun sequence includes the following:
- the LOC123972562 gene encoding transmembrane protein 185A-like translates to MFSEQCTDRVHRCILWCYRSYLSLSVPCCSKFLIYSCLLLFSVLLSLRLDGVIQWNYWAVFTPIWLWKLLVIIGASVGTGVWAHNPQYRAEGETCVEFKAMLIAVGLHVLLLMFEVLVCHRVERGNYFWLLVFMPLFFVSPVSVAACVWGFRHDRSLELEVLCSVNILQFIFIALRLDRIINWPWLVVCVPLWILMSFLCLVVLYYIIWSVLFLRSIDIIAEQRRTHITMAISWMTIVVPLLTFEILLVHKLDGHNSLSYVCVFVPLWLSLLTLMATTFGQKGGNHCEYLKLVMCCGLLNISTAFLSAHRGDNIHCSKKIKGSFSGQIRLFTGMLLSLVPVPTSLAPVLVPFWHHSSPAFLAGSPPHPRPENLLLPAVQRACASGVNYTNTSLVLQAPSLGRAS, encoded by the exons atgttCAGTGAG CAATGCACTGACAGGGTACATAGATGCATCCTTTGGTGTTACCGGtcatatctgtctctctctgtcccctgTTGCAGTAAGTTTCTGATCTACTCCTGCCTGCTGCTGTTCTCCGTGTTGCTGTCCTTGAGGTTGGATGGGGTCATCCAGTGGAACTACTGGGCTGTGTTCACCCCGATATGGCTGTGGAAGCTGCTGGTCATCATTGGGGCCTCTGTGGGCACTGGAGTCTGGGCACACAACCCCCAGTACAG GGCTGAAGGGGAAACATGTGTGGAGTTCAAAGCCATGTTGATCGCGGTGGGGCTCCACGTTCTGTTGCTGATGTTCGAGGTGTTAGTGTGCCACCGCGTGGAGAGAGGAAACTACTTCTGGCTGCTCGTCTTCATGCCGCTCTTCTTCGTGTCGCCTGTTTCTGTAGCAGCCTGCGTCTGGGGGTTTAGACACGACCGCTCCCTCGAG CTGGAGGTGTTGTGTTCAGTAAATATCCTCCAGTTCATCTTCATCGCGCTGAGGCTGGACAGGATAATCAACTGGCCTTGGCTG GTGGTGTGTGTCCCGCTGTGGATCCTGATGTCCTTCCTGTGCCTTGTTGTCCTCTACTACATCATCTggtctgtcctcttcctccgcTCCATTGACATCATTGCAGAGCAACGGCGAACTCACATTACCATGGCAATCAGCTGGATGACCATCGTTGTGCCCCTTCTCACCTTTGAG ATCCTCCTGGTGCACAAGCTGGACGGCCACAACAGTCTGAGCtacgtatgtgtgtttgtcccGCTCTGGCTCTCGCTGCTCACGCTCATGGCCACCACGTTTGGGCAGAAGGGAGGGAACCACTGTGAGTATTTAAAGCTGGTAATGTGCTGCGGGCTGCTGAATATCTCCACTGCATTCCTTTCTGCTCACCGTGGTGataatatacactgctcaaaaaaaataaagggaa GCTTTTCAGGCCAAATCCGGCTGTTCACTGGGATGTTGCTGAGCCTGGTTCCAGTGCCCACTAGCCTAGCTCCAGTTCTGGTGCCTTTCTGGCACCACTCCTCGCCAGCATTCCTTGCTGGGTCCCCACCTCATCCCAGACCTGAAAACCTCCTCCTCCCGGCGGTCCAAAGAGCCTGCGCAAGCGGTGTAAACTACACCAACACTTCCCTGGTGCTCCAAGCTCCCAGTCTAGGTAGAGCCAGCTAA